A region of Desulfurobacteriaceae bacterium DNA encodes the following proteins:
- the sucD gene encoding succinate--CoA ligase subunit alpha, whose product MAVLIDKNTKVVVQGLTGKEGSFHAKQCLDYGTQIVAGVTPGKGGMTWQDDEGKYQVPVFNTVEEAVKETGANASLIFVPPAFAADAIMEAADAGIKLIICITEGIPVNDMVKVKRALEGTGVRYVGPNCPGVITPEECKMGIMPGHIFKKGRVGIVSRSGTLTYEAAYQLTQRGIGQSTVIGIGGDPVPGTTHKEAIEMFNNDPETDAIVLIGEIGGTMEEEAAEYIKENVDKPVIAYIAGVTAPPGRRMGHAGAIISGGKGDAKSKMEALRAAGAYVCNTPAEIGEMVEKALKERGLI is encoded by the coding sequence ATGGCTGTACTTATAGATAAAAATACAAAAGTTGTAGTTCAGGGACTTACAGGAAAAGAAGGATCATTCCACGCAAAGCAGTGTCTTGACTATGGAACTCAAATAGTTGCAGGAGTTACTCCCGGTAAAGGTGGAATGACCTGGCAAGATGATGAAGGAAAGTATCAAGTTCCCGTTTTCAACACAGTAGAAGAAGCTGTAAAAGAAACAGGAGCCAATGCTTCTTTAATCTTTGTTCCTCCTGCTTTTGCTGCTGATGCCATAATGGAAGCTGCTGATGCTGGGATAAAGCTCATCATTTGTATTACTGAAGGAATTCCTGTTAACGATATGGTTAAGGTAAAGAGAGCTCTAGAAGGAACAGGCGTAAGGTATGTTGGACCAAACTGTCCAGGTGTAATCACTCCGGAAGAGTGTAAGATGGGAATTATGCCTGGACACATCTTTAAGAAAGGAAGAGTGGGTATCGTTTCCCGTAGTGGAACTTTAACTTACGAAGCTGCTTATCAGCTAACCCAAAGAGGTATTGGACAGTCAACAGTTATCGGTATTGGTGGAGACCCAGTTCCAGGAACAACCCACAAAGAAGCAATAGAAATGTTTAACAACGACCCTGAAACTGATGCAATAGTTCTCATTGGTGAGATTGGTGGAACAATGGAAGAAGAAGCTGCTGAATACATAAAAGAAAATGTTGATAAACCAGTAATTGCATACATTGCCGGTGTAACTGCACCTCCTGGAAGAAGAATGGGTCATGCCGGAGCTATCATCTCCGGTGGTAAAGGAGATGCAAAGAGCAAGATGGAAGCTCTAAGAGCTGCCGGAGCTTACGTTTGTAATACACCAGCTGAAATCGGAGAAATGGTGGAAAAGGCACTAAAAGAAAGAGGTCTAATCTAA
- a CDS encoding (Fe-S)-binding protein, protein MEEKKILGVSDEVLEKCVRCGSCRTVCPVFNVTFEEPSVARGKIFLANMINKGKVELDKEAAEFFNLCTTCLRCAEICPLSVDYEKIIISARSLANKKVGLPLEKKAVISVFSNQKILDTAGKLFSHLSRVLTKSSKSPQNRLLPIELPRFGKVLVPQISFKPFNDKDKWFKAKEEKGKVIFFTGCMFNNFYVETAKDVVKVLNALGYSVFVPKDQGCCGAPAFFSGDLDSFEKMKKKNLETLNKVDADFIVSACATCGHILKGEYKELSIPVKELIEVLFENLETVRKWKYPEKVKVTWHHPCHIVRGQKIPRSYPVEVLKAVENVEFIPMEEADNCCGMGGTFKLSHPEISREIQLKKAKNIDKTKSAMVLTECPGCVMNIAEGLERIDSEVKSVHIASFLSECIKED, encoded by the coding sequence ATGGAAGAAAAGAAAATACTTGGCGTTAGTGATGAAGTTTTAGAAAAGTGTGTACGCTGTGGTTCGTGTAGGACTGTTTGTCCTGTTTTTAACGTTACTTTTGAGGAGCCATCTGTTGCAAGGGGAAAAATCTTTCTTGCCAACATGATAAATAAAGGAAAGGTAGAGCTTGACAAAGAAGCTGCAGAGTTTTTCAACCTTTGTACAACCTGTTTAAGATGTGCTGAAATCTGTCCTTTGTCTGTTGACTATGAAAAGATAATAATTTCTGCAAGAAGTTTAGCCAACAAGAAAGTAGGATTACCGCTAGAAAAGAAGGCTGTAATTTCTGTCTTTTCCAACCAGAAAATCCTTGATACTGCAGGAAAGCTCTTCTCCCATCTTTCAAGGGTTCTTACAAAATCATCTAAAAGTCCCCAAAATAGACTCCTGCCAATAGAGCTACCAAGATTTGGAAAGGTCTTAGTTCCCCAAATTTCTTTTAAACCTTTTAACGATAAAGATAAGTGGTTCAAAGCAAAGGAAGAAAAAGGAAAAGTTATCTTCTTTACGGGATGTATGTTTAACAACTTTTACGTTGAAACTGCAAAAGACGTAGTAAAAGTCCTAAATGCCTTAGGATATTCTGTTTTTGTCCCAAAAGACCAAGGATGTTGTGGAGCTCCTGCTTTCTTCTCTGGAGACTTAGATTCTTTCGAAAAAATGAAAAAGAAAAACCTGGAAACTTTAAATAAAGTAGATGCAGATTTTATCGTTTCCGCCTGTGCTACCTGCGGCCACATCCTAAAGGGAGAGTATAAGGAACTTTCAATTCCGGTAAAAGAGTTAATAGAAGTTCTTTTTGAAAACCTCGAAACGGTAAGGAAGTGGAAGTATCCAGAGAAAGTAAAAGTTACTTGGCACCATCCGTGCCATATAGTTAGAGGTCAAAAAATACCAAGAAGCTATCCTGTAGAAGTTTTAAAAGCTGTTGAAAATGTTGAGTTTATTCCAATGGAAGAAGCCGATAACTGTTGTGGAATGGGAGGAACGTTTAAACTGTCCCATCCAGAGATTTCAAGAGAAATTCAACTTAAAAAGGCAAAAAATATTGATAAAACCAAAAGTGCTATGGTTCTTACAGAATGTCCAGGGTGCGTAATGAACATTGCTGAAGGATTAGAAAGAATAGATTCAGAGGTTAAGTCAGTTCACATAGCCTCTTTTCTATCTGAGTGTATAAAAGAAGACTAA
- the sucC gene encoding ADP-forming succinate--CoA ligase subunit beta encodes MKIHEYQAKDIFKKYGLPTPNGIVAHNAHEAEEAAKELGTPVVVIKAQVHAGGRGKAGGVKLAKSPEEAGKIAAEMIGNRLKTYQNPEGLPINCVLVEAGVNIDKEFYVGLTLDREVSRPVLMVSAAGGMEIEEIAKTNPELIIKEHIDPAIGLLPYQARKIAYKVGITDKKLLSQFVKIAMTLSKMYFDLDASLIEINPLVQTKEGEFICLDAKIDFDDNALFRHKDIQELEDTTQIDPLELEAQKWDLNYVKLDGNIGCMVNGAGLAMATMDTIKYYGGEPANFLDVGGTATVERVAAAFKLLLSDPNVKAIFVNIFGGIVRCDRIAGGIIEAAKQVKLDRPLIVRLEGTNVELGRKMLEESGLNIIPAKDMADGAQKAVKAAKGEL; translated from the coding sequence ATGAAGATACATGAATATCAAGCAAAAGATATCTTCAAAAAGTATGGATTACCTACCCCAAATGGAATCGTAGCCCATAACGCTCACGAGGCCGAAGAAGCTGCTAAAGAACTTGGAACACCTGTAGTTGTAATAAAAGCTCAAGTCCACGCTGGTGGAAGAGGAAAAGCGGGTGGAGTTAAACTTGCAAAATCTCCAGAAGAAGCTGGAAAAATCGCTGCTGAAATGATAGGTAATCGCCTCAAGACCTATCAGAACCCAGAAGGACTTCCCATAAATTGTGTTCTTGTTGAGGCTGGCGTAAACATAGACAAAGAGTTTTATGTAGGTCTAACTCTCGATAGAGAAGTTTCAAGACCTGTTTTAATGGTTTCTGCTGCTGGTGGAATGGAAATTGAAGAAATAGCAAAGACCAATCCTGAACTTATCATAAAAGAACATATTGACCCTGCAATCGGTCTTCTACCATATCAAGCAAGAAAGATTGCTTATAAAGTTGGAATTACAGACAAGAAACTTTTATCTCAGTTTGTAAAAATAGCAATGACTTTATCAAAGATGTATTTTGATCTTGATGCATCTTTAATAGAAATAAACCCTCTCGTTCAAACAAAAGAAGGCGAGTTTATTTGCCTAGACGCAAAAATTGATTTTGATGACAACGCACTCTTCAGACACAAAGACATACAAGAGCTTGAAGACACAACTCAAATCGATCCTCTTGAACTTGAAGCTCAGAAGTGGGATCTCAACTACGTTAAGCTTGATGGAAATATCGGTTGTATGGTTAACGGTGCAGGTCTTGCAATGGCCACAATGGACACAATCAAGTACTATGGTGGAGAGCCAGCGAACTTCCTTGATGTTGGAGGAACTGCAACCGTAGAAAGAGTAGCGGCAGCATTTAAGCTTTTACTTTCTGATCCAAACGTTAAGGCAATCTTTGTAAACATTTTTGGTGGAATCGTAAGATGCGACAGAATTGCGGGTGGAATCATTGAAGCTGCAAAGCAAGTAAAACTTGATAGACCTTTAATCGTGAGGCTTGAAGGAACAAACGTTGAACTTGGTAGAAAAATGCTTGAAGAAAGCGGCCTTAACATCATTCCAGCTAAAGACATGGCAGACGGTGCACAAAAGGCTGTAAAAGCTGCAAAAGGTGAACTATAA
- a CDS encoding 4Fe-4S binding protein yields the protein MAAKGVVVVKEEWCKGCNICAAVCPTNVLELDKVKAVMKVVAPEKCIGCKQCEMICPDFCIYVFTPEKYEEIQSA from the coding sequence ATGGCAGCAAAAGGTGTAGTTGTAGTTAAAGAAGAATGGTGTAAAGGATGTAACATCTGTGCAGCAGTTTGCCCAACAAACGTTCTTGAACTTGACAAAGTAAAAGCTGTTATGAAGGTTGTAGCTCCTGAAAAGTGCATAGGTTGCAAGCAGTGTGAAATGATCTGTCCAGACTTTTGTATTTACGTCTTCACTCCAGAAAAATATGAAGAAATCCAAAGTGCTTAA